Sequence from the Fictibacillus arsenicus genome:
TTTTTCGACAATCACGCGATAAATGTCAGTTTTTTTCCGCAATAACTATTATAACATCTCGAACTGACAATTTTATTACAATTGTATTTCATCTTACCTCTAACAAGGGACCTTGGTCGTGTTTTCTTGTTGCTGTGATGGTTAAAATACGACACGATTCGCTGAAATCCTTCATATTCACAAAAAACCTGCATGTAAACTTTTCGACAATCGGTTGCTAAAGTCGACCATCGAAATGAAAATTAGGCACTTTTGTACTGCACATACGGTACATTACATCGGCTAATATTACAGAATTTGTAGTAAGAAGGGGGTATATATGTAAAAAGTCCTATAAAAAGCACAAAAAATCAGCCGGTTGCGGCACCGGCTGGCAAGATTCGACTTATGGATTTAAGGGTGATTATCCGCGTTTAAATCCTTCTCCAAGCACTTCATTCGCATTTACAACGATTACAAAGGCTGAAGGATCAACACTTTTTACATATTGTTTTAATTTTGTAACTTCATATTGCGCAACAACGACCATCAGCATCGGCCGCTCATCCTGCGTATAACCGCCGAATGCATTGATTTTCGTTACCCCGCGGTAAATATGAGTGAGTATCCCTTGACGCAGCTCTTCTTCTTGATCAGAAATGATTAGCGCCATTTTTGACGTTCCAAGTCCGATCTGCACAACATCGATCGTTTTTGCCGTGATGAACATCGCGATCAGTGCGTAAAGAGCTTGCTCGATTCCGAAGATAAATGCTGATGCAAGTACGATTGTCCCGTCAATGAGGAGGATGATCGTTCCGAGTGAGATTCCGATGTATTTATGAATAATCTGTGCGAGGAGGTCCACCCCTCCTGTTGATGCTTTTCCTCGGAATACGATTCCAAGTCCAGCACCGATTCCAAGACCGCCGAAGATTGCGCCGAGTAAGGGTTCTTCTGTTGCGGCTCCCCACTCTTCAAAAATAAAGACGAAGAATGGCAGCACAAGTGTACCAACAAGCGTTTTCGCACCGAATCTTTTTCCGAGGAAGAAAAGACCCGCGATGAACAGCGGTATGTTGAGACACCACTGCACATAAGAAGGCTTCCATTGGAAGAGTCCGTATAGGATAGTCGAGATCCCGCTCACTCCGCCCGATGCGATCTCGTTCGGTAAGAGGAACACCGAGAATGCCAGGGCAACAAGCCCTGAGCCGATTACAACATAAATATATTCTAAAATAAGTTCAACTGTAGGGTGTAGAATTCCACCGCGTCTTTTTCTTATTGCCATCATCATAGCTGTCTGTAAACCTCAAACTTTCATAAGGAATTTCTTTCAAACGAAAAAAGTATACCAAGCCTAGTATGCCCTTGTAAATGAGACCTTAGTGCCGCGGTGATGGGGTGAAGTGATGTTGAGTGGTATGGACTGGCGGGGGCAGTTCGGTCGTTTTGGATGTTTTGTGCGGCTGCACTGAGTCGTATCTTGTCGCTGGGTGTCGACTCGTGGTTATTTTCAAATTAACGTGGGATTCTCGAAATTAAGCCAGGAATTAATCCATTTAACGTGGGATTAATTTTGTTTTCCGTGGGATTCCCCATTTTCCGATGACTTATGGAGTAAATTGATTTTTTTCTAATACGATGGAATGCGGCATAATCTACTAATCAGTGATTGAATGGTAAAAATGAAGCGGAATGTGCCAATAATCATTAGAAAACTTAACATTTTATTAAAAAGACTGCCTTTCAATCAGCCTAAAAGAAAGGAGGTAGATGAATACCTTGCAAGACAGATGGCTGGCTTAAGAGGAGAACAATCCATGGACTACTTTTACCGCTATCTACCCCAAGAAAAGATTGAATTTCTTCATAATATTAGAATTCTTCATCAAGAATATTATTTTCAAATGGATACTCTCATAATCACTCCAAATTTTATTCTTATACTAGAGATTAAAAATATAGCAGGTCATATTTATTTTGATAACCTTTACTCGCAAGTGATTAGATTACACGATGGGAAGAAAGAGTCGTTTGATGATCCGATTCAGCAAGTTGAAAGACAAGCTTTTCATCTCTCGGAAATCCTGAAGATTAAAAAAGTACCATTCATTCCAATAGAAACCTTAGTTGTCATTACCAATCCTAAAACCCTCGTCGAAAGTGCTCCTGGGCATACAGATGCTGTAAACAGAGTGATTAAAAGTGCAGATTTAAAGAAGAAGTTCGATCTCCTAACCAAAAAGCATACGAAAGTAATCCTTTCTAAGATGGAAATTAAAAAAGTGAACAGGCTTTTAAACAAACTTCACACCCCTTATAATCCAGATGTTTGCAGCTTATTTCATATAGATAAAAATGAACTCATTAAGGGGGCATTTTGTCCAGATTGTGAGGATATTATTTTACATCGAACAAAAAGAAGTTGGTATTGTACGAATTGCGACCAACATTTTAAAAAGGCGCACATCAATGCATTAATAGATTATGCCTTGCTGATATCGACTAAAATTACAAACAATGAGTTTAAAGATTTTCTAAACCTCCCTACAGGCAGTATATCTTATCACCTGCTCCACTCACTCAACCTCCCTATTACAGGTACAACCAAAGACCGCACCTACCTTTTAAATTCTTTATTGGATGAGTGAATGAAAAAAGACAGCCCTAAAGGCTGCCTCAAAAAAACTATACTGCTCAATCAAAGATTGTCACAGATGCTTCAACTATTTTTCAGCAGTATTGTTTTCTTGGACTAGGTGAGTCATCCATATGCCGGTTTTGCTTCAGATCATTTTTTTGTACATATTTCATATCCTTTGCATCCACCTTTCCGTCGAAATTAATTTCTGCCTCTCTGTTTTCCGTCCCTAATTTCCCAGTAATTCGATCACATCATGATGTATTTACACTTTCCGTTTATATTAAAGTAATTGTACGGCTACCACTGAATGAAAGCTATCGGGGTTTCGGTCAGGACTCACAGCCTATTTCAACCGCTAACTTAAAGGGAAATCTCATAGGACAAACGAGATAAATAGTAACATTGTCTTAAAAAACGTAAAACCGAATTGGGGTTTTCTTTAGTAGAATAGAAATATCAATATAATAGCGGTTTATGATGGGGGCAGATGGAGTCATGCTAGAAGGAAAAATCATTAAGTTCTATCGTGAACGCAGAAATATGACGCAAAAAGAGCTCGGGGACGGCATCTGTTCAGGTACGCATGTCAGTAAAATAGAACGCGGCTTAACGGAAGTCTCCAAGGAAACGATACAATTTTTAGCGGACAGACTGGAGATCGACATTGAAAGTGAGATCAAAATTTATAAAGGATTAGACACCCTTTTAAAAAAATGGGAAGAAGCCATAATCATGAAACTTCATGCGAAGGCAGAAACACTTAAGCAGAAGCTCGAGGAAATTGCTCTGCTGCAGATTCCTGATTTCTACAGGTCGCACACCCTTCTGCTAGCCAGATTTTATTTGATGACGGGAGATTTCACAAAAGCGCTAACCATCATTCAAGAGATGGACAAATGGCAAAATCCTGCGCCGCTTGAGAAAAATATGATTCTTCATATAAAAGGAATCTATGGGCTCCAATGCAAACATGATTACTCAGAAGCTATTGAATTCTTAAAGCGGATTGACCCTGCTCATTACCATAATCCGGAGTATTACTATCACCTTGCAGTTGCCTATCATTCCATAAACTCTCGTGTCCTTGCCTATTATTATGCGAGCATCGCTCTTCGCTTTTTTGAAGAATCCCATTGCTATGTTCGCGTGATTGAAACGGAGATGCTGATGCTCATACAAGTGGGGCACGATACCACAAGCGGACCTCAATACGGAAAGTATGAACAGCTGATTGAGATGTGTGATAACTTTGATTTGGAAAAACAAAAAGCTCTTCTCCTCCACAACTATGGCTATCACTGCATCCTGCATGAAGACTTTGAAAAAGCATGTGAGTATTATTATGAATCGATGAAACTAAAAGACCCTACCACATCGGAATATATT
This genomic interval carries:
- a CDS encoding YitT family protein — translated: MMMAIRKRRGGILHPTVELILEYIYVVIGSGLVALAFSVFLLPNEIASGGVSGISTILYGLFQWKPSYVQWCLNIPLFIAGLFFLGKRFGAKTLVGTLVLPFFVFIFEEWGAATEEPLLGAIFGGLGIGAGLGIVFRGKASTGGVDLLAQIIHKYIGISLGTIILLIDGTIVLASAFIFGIEQALYALIAMFITAKTIDVVQIGLGTSKMALIISDQEEELRQGILTHIYRGVTKINAFGGYTQDERPMLMVVVAQYEVTKLKQYVKSVDPSAFVIVVNANEVLGEGFKRG
- a CDS encoding nuclease-related domain-containing protein → MVKMKRNVPIIIRKLNILLKRLPFNQPKRKEVDEYLARQMAGLRGEQSMDYFYRYLPQEKIEFLHNIRILHQEYYFQMDTLIITPNFILILEIKNIAGHIYFDNLYSQVIRLHDGKKESFDDPIQQVERQAFHLSEILKIKKVPFIPIETLVVITNPKTLVESAPGHTDAVNRVIKSADLKKKFDLLTKKHTKVILSKMEIKKVNRLLNKLHTPYNPDVCSLFHIDKNELIKGAFCPDCEDIILHRTKRSWYCTNCDQHFKKAHINALIDYALLISTKITNNEFKDFLNLPTGSISYHLLHSLNLPITGTTKDRTYLLNSLLDE
- a CDS encoding helix-turn-helix transcriptional regulator, whose protein sequence is MLEGKIIKFYRERRNMTQKELGDGICSGTHVSKIERGLTEVSKETIQFLADRLEIDIESEIKIYKGLDTLLKKWEEAIIMKLHAKAETLKQKLEEIALLQIPDFYRSHTLLLARFYLMTGDFTKALTIIQEMDKWQNPAPLEKNMILHIKGIYGLQCKHDYSEAIEFLKRIDPAHYHNPEYYYHLAVAYHSINSRVLAYYYASIALRFFEESHCYVRVIETEMLMLIQVGHDTTSGPQYGKYEQLIEMCDNFDLEKQKALLLHNYGYHCILHEDFEKACEYYYESMKLKDPTTSEYIGSLEGYINASVLLGEKSKTELLSLAEKGLKLAKEIHSTTFIHFFQLHKYRLTDQEEQYYDYLETEMYPYLKRLGYVLPAEHYEIKLFDFHMDNGNAERANEYAAIIADKNRRSNHFV